In Gossypium hirsutum isolate 1008001.06 chromosome A10, Gossypium_hirsutum_v2.1, whole genome shotgun sequence, the DNA window GAATGAATCGGAGTCTGCAACACCAAGTGTGAATCCAGTAGAAAATCAACCGAATGTCGGAAGTGATAATACTGAAGTCTTTAGAATAATCGCCGATGCCCTTCAAAAAGCGGTAGGAACTATGCTTGCTACGTCCTCTATCCCTACTACCCGAAGAGCTCcaattaaagaattgagaaaatatGGAGCTACAGAATTTTTGGGTACAAAGGGAATTGATTCGACTACTGCTGAAAATTGGTTAAAGACTACAAAGAGAGTTTTGAAGCAACTTGAATGTACACCACATGAAAGCTTAGTGTGTGTTGTCTAATTACTGCAACAGGAAGCTTTAGtatggtgggaatcagtgatTCAGAATGTACTTGAGGAACAGATaagttgggacttctttcaaaaagAGTTTCAAAATAAGTATTTGGGAGAAATGTACATAGAGGACAAAAGACAAGAGTTCTTAACACTGAAACAAGGTGAGATGCTTATAGTGAATTATGAACGAGAATTTCTGAGATTGAGCAGATATGCCACTGAGTTTGTACCGACTGAAGCCGACCGATGTAAAAGATTTTTAAGAGGATTACGTGATGAATTTAGACTACAGTTGATGCCTCTTAGAATCACTGAGTTTGCAGATTTAATGGAAAGAGCTAAGATGATTGAACAAATTCTCGGAAGGGATAAAAAGTCTAAAGTTGCTCATTCGACTGAAAAACATCCCGGAATGGTTAGTTCAAGTCCGCAGCCTAAGTGGTCAAAGGAATCACGAGGTAATTGGAGATTTAGTTCTCGATCGGAAAGAAGTGATCGAGGTTGGAAAAGATAGACTACTGTGTCTACTGGCAGTATCCGAAGTCCAGTTCAGAATACTGAAATTCCAATATGTGAGCATTGTGGAAACCGGCACAAAGGGGAATGTAGAAAGTTGACTGGAGGTTGTTTCTGTTGTGGAGCTACcgatcactttattaaagattacCCAAAGATATCTGGAACAACACCGACAGTAGTGCAAAGATCTGAATTTGCTTCTAGAGGCCGGGGATCAGGCCGAAGTAGTTCTTTTGCTAGAGGTGGTACTAGAAGAACTAGTGAGAGTGCTACACAAcaatctgaagctagagctccagcTCGAGCGTATGTTGTGAGGACTCGAGAAGAGAAAGATGCTCACGATGTGGTGACAGGTATATTCTTATTGAATTCAGCACCCgtttatgctttaatagaccctgggtCATCACATTCATATGTTAATACGAAAGTAGTTGAGACAAAAAAATTAGAGTTTGAATTGTCTAAAGTTATGATAGAAGTGTCTAGTCCACTGGGACAAACTACTTTAGTGAACCATATATGTCAAAGATGTTCGTTAATGATTCAAGATAGAATATTCCCTGTTGATCTAttgattatgccatttggcgactttgatgttattttgggaatggactggttatcaGAACATGGAGTGATTTTAGACTGTTATAAGAAGAAGTTTATTGTTCAGAATGAAAGTGAAGATAGaattgaagtaaatggtattcggACTAGTGGATCAATTCGTATTGTTTCGGCCATTAAAGCTAGCAAGCTTCTTCATCGAGGTTGTAATGCTTTCTTAGCATGTGATTAATTCAGATTCAGTTGAAAGTCAGTGTAGTAAAATTCGGACTGTATGTGAATTTTTTGATGTATTCCGTGAGGAATTACCTAGATTACCCCCTGAGCGAGAAGTAGAATTTGTGATTGAAGTCTACCCAGGTACAGATCCGGTATCGATacctccgtaccgtatggcacctactgagctaaaggaattaaaagtacagTTACAAGACTTATTGGACAGAGGTTTTATACGACCTAGTACATCACCATGGGGAGCTCCAATGTTATTtattaagaagaaagatgggtcgatgcggttgtgcattgattatcgacaactcaacaaattgactgtcaagaacaagtatccacttccccgaatagatgatttgtttgatcaacagAAAGGAGCTTCCGTATTTTTAAAGATTGATCTGAGGTCGGGATAGTATCAGCTGAAAGTAAAAGAGTGCAACATATTGAAGACGGCATTCCGtacgaggtatgggcattatgaattcttagtaatgccatttggactgacaaatgcccctgctgcttttatggatcttatgaatcagatttttcagccatacttggatcagttcgtagtagtttttatcgacgatattttggtgtattccaAGTCAGAAAAAGATCATGAGCAACATCTCCAGATTGTTTTGCAAATACTACAAGAAAAGCAATTGTACGGAAAattgagcaagtgtgaattctggttatcagaaGTTGTGTTTCTTGGTCATGTCGTATCAGCGGATGGAATTAGAGaggatccaaagaagattgaagcagtTATTCAGTGGAAAGTTCCTGAGAATGTATCAGAGGTACGAAGTTTTCTCGGATTGGCTGGTTACTATCGAAGATTCGTCAACGGATTTTCAAAGATAGCCTTACCGATGACCAAGCTACTACAGAAGAATATTCCATTTGTTTGGAAtgagaaatgttagaaaagttttgaagCATTAAAACGAATGTTAACAGAGGCACCGGTGTTGACTTTACCAGAATCAGAAAGAGATTTTGtagtgtacagtgatgcttcattgagtggactaggatgtgtactgatgcagaacgggaaagtcattgcttatgcttcacggCAACTGAAACCACATGAACGcaactatccaactcatgatttagaattagcagctgtaatttttgccttgaagatttggaggtactatctttatggtgaaaagtgctatgtttatacggatcataaaagtttgaagtatctgctttcgcaaaaagaattgaatctgagacaaaggcATTGGATAGAGCTTCTAAAAGACTATGATTGTGTCATAGACTATCATCTAGGGAAGGCTAATGTAGTAGCCGATGCACTGAGTAGAAAAGCTGCGATTAAATTACGAGCAATGTTTGCATAACTTAGTATCACTGAAGATGGAAGCCTTTTGACTGAATTAAGAATAAAGCCAGTAATGTTTGATCGAATCAGATCAGCACAGTTAGAAGATGATAAGTTGTtaaagaaaagagagatgatTCAGAATGGTACAAcagaaaattttagcattgatggaAATGGCTATCTAAGATTTCAGAATCGACTTTGCATTCCGAATAattctgagttgaaagagttaattcttcaagaagctcataatagtctaTTTGCATTTCATCCTGGAGGTATGAAAATGTATCGTGATTTGcgtgaattgtattggtggtcgggaatgaaaaaggATATAACTGAATATGTGGCAAAGTGTTTGACTTGTCAACGagtgaaggcagaacatcaagttccatcgggattacttcaacctatcaatattcctgaatggaaatgggaccgaataaTGATGGACTTTGTGACGGGATTACCGATGTCTACAAgcaaaaagaatgctatttggggTTTATGTTCAGGAAATCAttagattacatggtattccaaaatcaataatttctgacagagatccaaggtttacgtcAAGGTTTTGGAAGCAATTACATGAATCTTTCGGTACTCGACTTCATTTTAGTgcagcttttcatccacagactgatggtcaatctgaacgggtaatacaaattttagaagatatgcttcgagcctGTATGATTGATTTTGAGTCTAACTGGGAATATTATTTGTCATTAGCcgaatttgtatataataatagtttccagtcaagtatatagatggcaccgtatgaggctttgtatggacgaAGATGCCGATCACCCGTATGTTGGACAGAActgaatgagaagaagatgattggACCTGAATTGGTTCAAGAAACAGAAAGTACAGTTAAGAAAATTCGGGAATGATTGAAAACTGCTTTTTatagacagaaatcgtatgcagatttgaaacgacgaGATATTGAATACCTAGTcagggataaagtatttttaaaggtttcaccttggaagaaaattctaagatttggtcaaaaaggaaaattaagtcctcgttttattgggccttacgaagttattgagagaattggaccagtagcGTATCGATTGGCCTTACCTCCTGAACTACAGAaaatgcacgatgtcttccatgtttctatgctaagaagatatcgatcagatccttcacatgttattactaCTGAGAATGTAGAGATTCGACCTGACTTATcgtatgaagaagaaccagttgagATTCTAGCACGAGAGGTCAAAGAATTACGTAATAAACgtattcctttagtaaaagtgctaTGGCGAAGTCAcagtgttgaagaagctacgtgggaaccggaagAAACGATGAGATCTCAATATCCCCATCTCTTTTCagggaaatttcgaggacaaaatttattaagggggagagaattgtaatgaaccgaaagttacggtatcggaaattgagtcttgagtactgtttccgtgaaattaattcatgaatatttattagaaatatttatgaattatagttgaatggttatttagtgtttaattaagtgaagtagcttgaatttagtttaaaggactaaattgcatacggtataaaagtttaattatagattaaagattaaTAAAGGAACTAAtctagcaattagaccctaagtgatatgtgtgtgttaatattgaataacatgtgtaatagttggtaaagatattaaatgtgttaaagtagtttttcttatagattaagttattttattagaataatattatattattaatattagtatattgaatatagatttatgagtaagttaaaaaaaaaagagaaagaaagaaagatagaaaagttacagagagcaaacgtgagaaagaaagaaggaaagaaagaaagaaatagaaaaggaaaatttgaggattaaggccctaaagtttaattggtaagttgttttagctcattttcttatgatttttatgtttatggatgcctaattcaaagttctacatgtatgaggttaaaatgaagaaaaatagaaaatttttagatattgatttagttgaacaaattgaggttttatgggttaaattgatagaaattgaagttagaagtgaaaattgagtgatttattaaaagaattctaagttaagtttaaatagggattaagttgaatagagctcaaaatttatgttttataatgaattttatgagttagaaattgttaatgagttgattaaaagagaatatgaagcttaagttaaagaaaaaaagattagtaatggaaaaaggacgaaattggaatttttgtaaaagtttgatagaaagtgaaaatgtgttttatgaattagtatattgatgatttttaattatatgattgTTAGTAGGAAACGTAGCACCGGGtacgtcatcaaagaagggaaaagagaaagtgaacgaagatatcgattaaattcgataaatagtggtttgtatttctataaaccgagcttaatcgttattgctatatttgatatttatattgtatgaaaatgtgaatgaggtaagtatttttaccatattgaaatgaatgtgattttgaataccctattagcagtgtcgggctagtcggatatagttgacatgtcataggaattggaagtattgggatattccgacattgagtcgatgagacactatgtgtcgactactgttaaagttccggattttttccgatgaagtactttgtgtactataatgttaaagttccggatttgttccgatgaagcactatttgcttatcccggagtgtgggttggatccgtgtatccgtcagtgtccgagttatgttagtaagggtaaataaaataaagattattaaagtactgattgatattgaataatagcaataatgtgtttgaattaccatgttttaaagttgattaagctattgtttatagaaataccactgagagtattctcagcgtacggtttgtttccgtgcgcaggctaggtacaaaagtataaggactcagcatacaagccgatccccgaactcaaattggtgaagtttctatctttttggaaaatggcattgtacctaggatgtcttttggtcattttgaaagtatctaagttgttaagtgatattttggtatgttttgtaaatgttaccaaaaccttaagtatggtatgttttgatatgttagtgatgagtaataagaggaattgttggtaaatgttgtagagagaagaaatgaagatgttataaacttagttatcaacattttttaCTAAAGCAGATTTGGACAGTAgcggtagtccaactttgaaaatataccaaaaattgtataaagtgaattagataatgaataaaatttttaattgaatcttaatgaatctattttataTGGAAgtaacaaaataggtaaaagagttgtactttatgagatatttgcgttttggtgaaacagggttagaacaATTTTTGGATTCTCTAttctaaatttagaaattcaccataaattgtgtattaagaattaggactcaaactttatttgtatggattccttattgagtctatttttaattgaaacaaatggcatagtcattgcaTTTCtttacaggaagaaatttgattcatagtgcacaagggtcagagtagctgaaccctgaaataggggagacttctTTTAATAatctgtactaattggcctgaccaaaaattctagaaaaaaattagtaagtagatatatgagtctagtttcagggaaaatttacagaattggatttcaagttttgtaactcgagatatgatttttttagcgaccgtgacgcagttggatagtttactacgaaaactgtttaagtgctaagataagttttgtaatgtctcctgcttgactccggcaacggtctcaggtaggGGGACGTTACAGTAATGGATCTTAAACGAGCTGTAGCGGACGACATAGAAAGTAACGCGCCAATTCCCGCTCAAGGAGCAGCGCCTATTGAATCTAGACCTGTGATGAGTAGTCATGggggtgaggctaaagaagccttctttaaGATATTAAATGAGTGGTTCACACAGTATATACATATGAACCCGACTATTCCGTAACCTCCACCCCCAACTGATTCCAGTAGTTCCTCAAGGTACCAATTTTCTGCGATTGAATAAACTACCTGTTGATAGAATACAGAAACacggggctgaggaatttagtgCTACTGCTAATGATGACCCTGAAAAGgttgaattttggcttgagaacatgattcaggtgttcgatgaattgtcctgcacacctgaagaatgtatgaagtgtgtggTATCATTGCTGAGAGATACTACgtattagtggtggaatactttgatatCTGTAGTTCCGCCAGAGTGAGTAACTTGAGATTTCTTCcaagttgaatttagaaagaaatatattagtcaaagatttatcgattagaagagaaaagaattccttgaattgaagtAGGGTCGTATGTCGAtcactgaatatgaaagagagtttgtacaACTCAGCAAATATGCCTGTGAATGTGTATcatctgaagctataatgtgtaaacgattcgaggatgaattgaatgaagaaatcagaATGTTGGTGGGAATTCTTGAgctaaaagagtttgttattttgtTTGATCGAGCCTGTAAGGCCGAAGATCTgtgtaaagagaaaagaaaagctgattctgaggctagagagtctagaaaaaatttacgggtaaattacatcaattagcatcaaagaaatttaaagaATATCACCCTCATTCTATAACTTCTGCGGGAATTTCTATCAAAGATAGAAATGCAAGACAATCAAGTTCAAAACCTCAGGCAACATCTGTGGCCAGTGATAGAAGTGTCAGAAATGATGTATCTGAATGTAAACATTGCAATAAGCGACATTACGGTGAATACAGATTAGTGAgtggagcttgttttaaatgtggatctttgGATCATTTTCTCCATGATTTTCCAGAAAAGTTCATAGCTGAAAGAGAACAACCAGTGAAAATAAGTAACACGACTGCTAGAGGGAGACCGCCCCGAAACACCAAAAATGTGAGTGGTAATCGAGGTGCTACGAGAGATTCGACTATGAGAtccgaggcacgagcacctgccagggcttatgctatacgtgtacGAGAAGAAGCATCATCACCTAACGTTATCACcgatactttttctctttttgatactaatatagttgcattgatagatcctggacAACCCATttatatatctgtatgaatttagtatttaaaaagagtttacatgtcgagtctacataatttgtaattaaagtatcgactCCCTTAGGAAagtttg includes these proteins:
- the LOC121208002 gene encoding uncharacterized protein; the encoded protein is MFDRIRSAQLEDDKLLKKREMIQNGTTENFSIDGNGYLRFQNRLCIPNNSELKELILQEAHNSLFAFHPGDKFVIVIFDDILIYSRDESEHGEHLITVLQTLRDKQLYAKFSKSEFWLKEVGFLGYNVSDAGI